A single Bacteroidales bacterium DNA region contains:
- a CDS encoding DUF2807 domain-containing protein produces the protein MKTLRALLVTALVVTGMSGYAGSGGNDKVVRTADEERSIPISGVKALDITIACELNIRQGDEESLRIETDRNMFRKLDVEVRDGILYIGSDDRDRDFGDRDVEIHLTVKTLNKIDIGGAVKLSTMGTLETPKLELSISGAADIDMNIATEKLLADFSGAVKANIEGKASYVVMDMGGASKVDAEDLVTEAFYLDFSGFGKAEIYAEKVLKVDMSGMGVVRYGGNPRKVEANSSGLGIIRER, from the coding sequence ATGAAAACTTTACGCGCACTTTTGGTAACGGCTTTGGTGGTGACAGGTATGTCGGGATACGCTGGGTCCGGGGGAAATGACAAAGTAGTCCGTACCGCAGATGAAGAAAGATCCATACCCATCTCAGGTGTAAAGGCTCTGGATATCACCATAGCATGTGAATTGAATATCCGGCAGGGAGATGAAGAATCCCTCAGGATAGAGACAGACAGGAATATGTTTCGCAAGCTCGATGTGGAGGTCAGAGATGGTATTCTTTACATTGGTTCGGATGACCGGGACAGGGATTTTGGCGACCGGGATGTGGAAATTCATCTGACGGTGAAAACCCTCAATAAGATCGATATTGGGGGTGCCGTGAAGCTGAGTACAATGGGAACACTCGAAACGCCTAAGCTTGAGTTGAGTATTTCCGGTGCCGCAGATATCGATATGAACATTGCTACGGAAAAACTTTTGGCAGACTTTAGCGGAGCGGTAAAGGCGAATATTGAAGGAAAAGCCAGTTACGTGGTAATGGATATGGGCGGTGCTTCCAAGGTTGATGCAGAGGATCTGGTTACCGAAGCATTTTATCTGGATTTTAGCGGCTTTGGAAAAGCAGAGATATATGCTGAAAAGGTATTGAAGGTAGATATGTCGGGCATGGGCGTTGTACGATACGGGGGCAACCCAAGGAAAGTTGAGGCCAATTCTTCCGGTCTTGGAATTATCAGGGAACGGTAG